The sequence CCCGAAGTGATATTACCGGTGCCTTTGCATTGGTGGCGGCAACTGCGCCGTGGCTATAATCAGGCCTTTGAGATTGCGCTGGGCGTGCAGAATGTGTTGCCTATTCTGATTGATAATCACAGCCTAAAACGACGGCGGCACACCGCCACCCAAACTCAGCTCACCCGCATTCAGCGACAAAAAAACCTGCATCAGGCTTTTACGGCTCGCTCATTACCTTATCGGCATGTAGCACTGCTGGATGATGTGATCACCACTGGCAGCACCATGAAAGAGCTCACCCAGCTGTTACATCAGCAAGGCGTAGAGGTGGTAGAAGTGTGGGCACTTTGCCGCACGCTGGACCATTAGCTGTGACGCAGGGCGCATTAATTGGGATGAGGAGCGCTTAACTGTCAGCCTGCTGTCACTATTCAAGCGTGCGCAACAAGAGTATGATAAAACTTGAGTCATTTAGTCAGGTTTACGAGGTTAGCGATGATTACGATTTCCGAAACCGCCCAGGAACATTTCTGCAAGTTGCTATCTCAGCAGCCAGAAGGCACCAACATTCGAGTGTTTGTGGTTAATCCGGGCACCCCTAACGCCGAATGTGGCGTTTCTTATTGCCCACCGGACGCGGTTGAGCACGATGATTTGCATCTGCCCTATACCGGTTTTGAGGCAGTGGTCGATAAACAAAGCGTATCTTTTTTACAAGATGCCGAAATTGACTTCGTTAGCGATCAAATGGGCTCGCAACTAACGCTAAAAGCGCCGAACGCTAAAATGGCGCAAGTGCCGAATGATGCGCCGTTAGCGGACCGCGTTGAGTACTTGTTGCAGTCGCAAATCAACCCAGGTTTAGCCAGCCATGGCGGCCAAGTAGTATTAACCGAAATTACCCCCGAAGGCTTAGCCATTTTGCAGTTTGGCGGCGGTTGTAACGGTTGTTCTATGATTGATGTGACGCTGAAAGACGGTATTGAAAAGCAGCTGCTTGAGCAGTTTGCCGGCGAAATTACTGGCGTGCGCGATGCTACCGACCACGAGCGTGGCGAGCACTCTTACTATTAATTAAAGCAGCGCCCAGCGCCGAGCACCAAGCGCCTAGCAAGCAAAAAGGGAACCTAAACGGTTCCCTTTTTTATGCGTCGGTATTTTTAGCTCGGTGCTGGGCGCTAGGCGCTGCTTTTGTCATTCCGCTTTTCTATCTCGGCTAAGCAAGGAAATGGCCGCTTCTTTGGCATTTTTACCTTGATACAGCACTTGATAGACTTGCTCGCAGATGGGCATTTCAATGCCGTGGCGCTGGGCTAACTGCTGAACTTCCGCCGCATTGCGATAGCCTTCCACCACTTGGCCGATGTCGGCCATGGCGGTTTGCACGTCTTTGCCTTGGCCTAATGCCAAACCAAAACGGCGATTGCGTGACTGATTATCGGTACAGGTTAGTACCAAGTCACCCAAACCGGCCATGCCCATAAAGGTGTCTTGCTCCGCGCCCAAAGCCACGCCTAAGCGCTGCAACTCAGCCAAACCACGGGTGATGAGTGCCGTGCGCGCATTAGCGCCAAAGCCTAAGCCGTCGGCCAAGCCTGCGCCAATGGCAATCACGTTTTTCACCGCGCCACCGAGCTGCAGCCCTATCATGTCATCGTTTAAATAAACGCGAAACGAGCGGCCACAGTGCAATAAATCGCCGAGCTCTCTAGCAAAGTCGTCGTCGGTGGCCGCCAAAGAAATCGCCGTGGGTAAGCCCATGGCTAATTCTTTGGCAAAGGTGGGCCCAGATAACACCGCCAACGGTACCTGCTCGCCGAGAATATCCCGCGCCACCACTTGCAGTAGATCACCGGTGTTGGGATCCAAACCTTTGGTGGCCCACGCCACGCGGCTGTCGGGCCGTAAAAATGGCTGTATTTGCTTTAATACATCAGCAAACACATGGCTGGGCACCACGATAAGCAAGTCACGACTGGCCTGCACCGCCAGTTGTAAATCGGCGGTGGGGATTAAGCTGTCAGGAAAAATAGCGTCCGGCAAAAACACCTTGTTGCAGCGATCGGCGGCAAGGGTCGCTACTTGCTCGGCTCTGTGGCTCCACAACAAGGTTTTATGGCCATTGCGCGCAAGGGCAATGGCCAAAGCGGTACCGTAAGAGCCGGCACCCAATACTGAGATGGCGGCATCTTTATGCATTAGGCATCCGCCTGCTGTGGTTGCTGCTGTTGCTCTTGAGCACGCTGTACGTGAGCGGCAAACAAGGCATCAAAGTTAACCGGTGCCAAGTTAAGCTGCGGGAAAGAACCACGGCCCACTAAGCTACCCACAGTTTCACGGGCATACGGGAACAGAATATTCGGGCAGAAAGCACCTAAACAATGAGCCAGCTGCTGCTCTTCCATATTACCAATGGTGAAAATACCGGCCTGCTGGATTTCGCACAGATAAGCGGTTTCGTTTTCGCCCAGCTCACAGGTGACGGTCAGCGTTAAGATAACTTCGAAGATGTTGTCCGCTAAACGCGAGCTTTTGGTGTCTAAATCCAATTTAACTTCTGGCTTCCATTCTTTTTGGAATACCAGTGGCGTAGCCGGGGCTTCAAAAGACACGTCTTTCAAATAAATGCGTTGGATTTGAAATTCAACTTGATTCTGGGTTTGCGCTTCAGTCGCGGCGCCATTTACTGCTTCAGTCATGAAGATATCCTTATATAAGACGTGAAAAGATTAGCGTTTAGCAACCGGCAGATTTTGGGTGCGCCAGTCCGCCATGCCGCCACGCAAGGTGTGAACCTGCGTGAATTCCGCTTTGGTTAAGATACGGCCAATGCTGGAGGTGGTCATGCCGGTTTCACAGACCAAAATAAGCGGCTTTTGCTGATATTTTTGAATTAGGCTCAAGTCATTCGCTTTAAGCTGGCTGGCCGGCACGTTAATGGCGCCCGTAATATGGCCTTTGCGAAACTCTTCGGCGGCGCGTACGTCTACGACCACAGCATCTTGCTTATTGATCAGCAGTACGGCTTGTTGGGCCGGTATGATTTGTACTTTGCTCAGCTTAGCCATTACTGTCATCACGACAATCGCTGCCACTAAACCAAACCAAGCCACGACCAGTAGGGTGTTGTTTGCGAAAAAATCCAGATACTCTTGCATGCGATTACTTCTTGTAGAGTCAAAATACGGAAAAAACCGAGTATACATGGGGTATCGGCAAATAACAGCAGCCCGCTTATGATAACTATTGTCATTGTGAGCTCGTGCTAAACTTTGGCCATCTATGCCGCTATTTGGCTAGAGTCTAAAACCGCAATTGTAGTAACATGCGCCCACTGCTTTTCTGTAACGGCATCTCGAATCAATAACAACATAGGGTTTACACTATGAACTCAACCAAAAAGCCTCTGGTACTCATCATTATGGATGGCTGGGGCTATAGTGAAAGAACCGAGAATAACGCTATTCACGCCGCTCACACGCCAGTGCTCGATGGTTTGCTGCAAGACTACCCTTCTATGCTGATTTCTACCTCGGGTTACGACGTAGGCCTGCCTGATGGGCAAATGGGCAACTCGGAAGTTGGCCACGTGAATATTGGTGCTGGGCGCATTGTGTATCAAGACTTTACCCGCATTGGTCACGCTATTAGCAGCGGTGAATTCTTTCGTAATCCTGCGCTCACCAATGCGGTAGACGGAGCCGTGGCACAGGGCAAAGCCGTGCATATTATGGGTTTGCTGTCTGACGGTGGCGTACATAGCCACGAAGACCAAATTGCCACCATGATAAAAATGGCCGCCGATCGCGGTGCTGAACAAATTTATCTGCATGCCTTTCTTGATGGCCGCGACGTGGCGCCGCGCTCCGCACACGCCCCCTTAGAGCGTTTTACGGCGTTATTCTCTGAGCTGGGCAAGGGTCGTTTGGCCACTATTATTGGCCGCTATTTTGCCATGGATCGGGATAATCGCTGGGAGCGTGTGCAAGTCGCCTATGACTTGCTCACCCAAGGCAAAGCGCAGTTTAATGCCGATAATGGCTTAGATGGTTTGCAAGACGCTTATGAACGCGGCGAGAACGATGAATTTATTACCGCCACCACTATTGGTGAGCCGGTAGCCATTCAAGATGGCGATGCGGTAATCTTTATGAACTACCGAGCCGACCGCGCTCGCGAGCTAACCCGCGCCTTCGTTGAAGATGACTTTAGTCACTTTGAGCGCCAAGTACGCCCGGCTCTTAGCAACTTTGTGATGCTGACCGAATATGCCGCTGACATTAAAACTGCGTGTGCTTATCCGCCAGAAGCGCTGCCAAACACTTTGGGTGAATGGTTAGCCGATCACGATAAAACGCAGCTGCGTATTTCTGAAACAGAAAAATATGCTCACGTGACCTTCTTCTTTAATGGCGGCCGTGAAGCCTGCTTTAAAGGCGAGCAAAGAGTGATGATCCCAAGCCCGGCCGTGGCCACCTATGACTTGCAGCCAGAAATGAACTCGGCGTTAGTCACCGATAAACTGGTGGAGGCCATTAAAAGCCAAGAGTTTGATGTGATAATTTGTAATTATCCAAACGGCGACATGGTGGGTCATACCGGCGTATTTGAAGCGGCAGTTAAAGCCTGTGAAGCCATAGATATAGCGGTGGGCCGCGTGGTAACCGCACTGAAAGAAGTGGGTGGCGAGGCCTTAATTACTGCGGATCACGGTAATGCGGAGCAAATGGTGAATCCCATCACCGGCCAAGTGCAAACTGCGCACACCAACTTACCGGTGCCGCTGATTTACGTGGGCCGCGATGCCACGCCGGTCGCCAAAGGGCGCTTGTCTGATTTAGCGCCCACCATGCTGCATTTACTTGGTATGGAGATCCCTGAGCAAATGACTGGTAAGCCTTTGATGGTTCTGAAATAATCGAGTCTATGGGCAAAAAGCGACGGTTCGCCACCTTAGTATTGTTAAGTACCGGTCTGATGGCCGGTACTTTCGCATGGGCAAACGACAGCAAAGAGCTGAAAAACGTTAAAAGCCAGATCAGCAGCCAGCAGCAGGACGTACAGCAGCATAAAAAGCAGCTCAAACAACTGCAGCAACAGTTGGCCAATGATGAAAAAGCCATTTCTAATCAAGCCCGTCAGCTGAATGAAACTCAGCAACAGCTCAAAAGCAATGAGAGCGCATTAGCGCAATTAGATGCAGAGCATGCGCGGCTGAATAAACAAGCGGAGCAGCAAAAGCAGCTATTGGCTGAGCAATTGCGCGCCTCTTACCAGAATGGTCGTCATGACTATCTGAAGCTGCTGCTCAATGGCCAAGACAGCACCGAAATCGACCGTTTACTGCATTATTACGCCCACTTAAACCAAGTGCGTGCCGAGGCCCTGCAGCAACTGGCCCTCACCGCCAAGCAACTAACAGAAAACCGCCGCCAAGCAGAGCAAAGTCGCCATCAGCTTAATGAGCTGTTAGCGCAACAGCAAAGCGAGCAAGAAAAACTTAAAGAACAGCAAAGCAAACGCAGTGCAACCGCCAAGCAGCTCAATAGCACCCTCGACAAAAGTAACCAGCGACTGGCGAGCTTGCAGCAGTCTGCCAATAATCTCGAACAGCAAATTAAAGCCGCCATCGCCAAGGCTGCTCGTGAGCAAGCGGCCCGAGAAAAGGCCGAGCGTGAAGCTCGAGCTAAAGCTGCACGAGAAGCCAAAGCCCGCGCTGAGCGCGAAGCCCGTGAGCTGGCCGCCCGTGCAGAGCGTGACCGAGCCGCAGGCCGCGAGCCCAGTCGCCCCAGCGAAGTGGCTCCTCGGCCGTCTTCCGGCAGAAAGCCGGTGGTGGCTAAAACCAGCGGTAACTTTGCCGGTTTAAGAAAAGGCACGCTGCCTTGGCCCCTCAAAGGCCAGCTGGTGCACCGCTTTGGCGGCGCGCGTACCAGTCAATTAGCTTGGAAAGGCGTCTTAATTGGCGCGCCTATTGGCCGTGAAGTAACGTCTATCGCTAGTGGTCAGGTGGTGTATGCCGATTGGCTCAGCGGGTTTGGCATGGTGATGGTGATTGACCACGGTAAAGGCTACCTGAGCTTGTATGGTCATAACCAATCTCTACTGCGCAACCCTGGCGACAAAGTGGCCGCCGGCCAACCCATTGCCCTGAGTGGCGAAAGTGGCGGCCAAGAGCAGTCTGGTCTGTACTTTGAAATTCGCTACCAAGGCACCGCCATCAATCCGCTACCCTGGTTGAAGTCGTGATTCAGCGCCGAGCGCCGAGCTAAAAAACAAACCTAATACTTACATCCATGCCTCGGCATGGATGTTTGCTTTTGGCCGTCCTTCTGATGCACATCAGGATCTCGTTTTAGGCCTTAGTACATAAGAACGAGATACTGGGGCGAGCCCAGTATGACGGCAAAGAGCTGGGTGCTCGGCGCTACTAGCCCGTTGCTATTTCCAGCTCGCTAATCAACCACATCGCTTCTGTTTTAGAACTGCCACAGACATCATTCATGGCTTTAAAACTGGCGCACACCGCTGGCCGTTCTGGCTGGCCAAAGATGGCACAGCGCATATCCGCCATTAAATGCAGACAGGGCTCGCCGGCGGGTTTGCCCTCGGGCATACCCGGTAAAGGCCCACTGATGCTGGGTGCGATGCAACAAGCACCGCAATTGCTACGACATTCCATTCATGATCTCTATTTTGCAGGGTTAATCAGCGAGGCCAACGCCGACACATGCTGGTCGCTTACACCCAGCTCGTGCAATGCACGTTCAAGGTTAAGCAAATACTCACTGTTATCGCCGCTAGGCCCATGAGCCTTGGCGATTTGCTCAGCCATCTGCACTAACGGCGCTTCACCCAAAAAGGCGGCATTGTCTGGTGTGGCTAAGTAAATAAGCCCTTCTACCGCACTTGTGGCTGTAAAATGAATCGGCACTAATTCTCGTAAGTAGCCGTTTTTCTCGCGCACATCAAGCTGTGCTAATACCGCCGGCGTAATGCGATAAGCCATACCATCACAACGTGCCCCCCTCTCCGACACCAGCGTTACCACGCGACCGGGGGCGCTCGGCGTGCCTCTATGATCATGGGAGCCTTGCCAAAAACGCCGGCTCCAATCAAAAATCCAAGCGGGCTTTCGCTCCAAATAAGCAAAGTCCGCTTTCCAGATCAATGAGCCATAACCAAACAGCCAAAAAGAGTCATGCTGATCAAAGTGTGTCATCCGGCCATTATGGCCACGAGTATCGAATGTCATGAATACCTTTACATATACCGTGAGGGGTAAGGCGTGAATGGTGAGGAGAGAAAACCAGCACAGTCGTTATCTTATCAATGTACCTAGCTCGATATTATCAACAAGGTGTTTAGGCCGCGTTCTCATTTGACGCTTCGGCTGCATTAGCTACCTTTATAGTATTTGAAGTAACTACTTGTGAGGTAACGACTTATGATGCATTACTTGCTACGAGATGATCAATGGGAGCGCATCGAAGAACTGCTCCCGGGTAAAGCTAGCGATAGAGGCGTGACAGCACTCGATAATCGCAAATTTGTTGAAGCGGTACTTTGGATTGCTCGAACTGGCGCACCTTGGCGGGATTTACCTGATTTTTATGGGCATTGGCACCGCGTTTACGTCCGATATAGTCGTTGGTCTCACAAAGGCGTCTGGCTCACGATAATGGAGGAGTTATCCAAGGAAGCTGATTTTGAGCAACTCATGAGCGACGGTAGTATCGTTCGTGTCCATCAACATGGGGCGGCTAAAAAAAAGAGCAAGATGCAGAAGCCATGGGGAAGTCTAGAGGTGGACTAACGACTAAAATCCATGCTGCCGTTGACGCTTTAGGCAACCCCGTGCGCTTACTGTTAACCCTAGGGCTGGCCTCAGAATATGATCAAGCAGAGGCATTATTGGATGGTTTTACGCCTAGCCAGGTCTTGGCTGACAAGGGTTATGATTCAGATGCGTTTGTTGAAAGTATTCAAAGTGTTGGAGCAGAAGCGGTGATACCCTCAAGAAGAAATCGATT comes from Oceanisphaera profunda and encodes:
- the nfuA gene encoding Fe-S biogenesis protein NfuA, which translates into the protein MITISETAQEHFCKLLSQQPEGTNIRVFVVNPGTPNAECGVSYCPPDAVEHDDLHLPYTGFEAVVDKQSVSFLQDAEIDFVSDQMGSQLTLKAPNAKMAQVPNDAPLADRVEYLLQSQINPGLASHGGQVVLTEITPEGLAILQFGGGCNGCSMIDVTLKDGIEKQLLEQFAGEITGVRDATDHERGEHSYY
- the gpsA gene encoding NAD(P)H-dependent glycerol-3-phosphate dehydrogenase, yielding MHKDAAISVLGAGSYGTALAIALARNGHKTLLWSHRAEQVATLAADRCNKVFLPDAIFPDSLIPTADLQLAVQASRDLLIVVPSHVFADVLKQIQPFLRPDSRVAWATKGLDPNTGDLLQVVARDILGEQVPLAVLSGPTFAKELAMGLPTAISLAATDDDFARELGDLLHCGRSFRVYLNDDMIGLQLGGAVKNVIAIGAGLADGLGFGANARTALITRGLAELQRLGVALGAEQDTFMGMAGLGDLVLTCTDNQSRNRRFGLALGQGKDVQTAMADIGQVVEGYRNAAEVQQLAQRHGIEMPICEQVYQVLYQGKNAKEAAISLLSRDRKAE
- the secB gene encoding protein-export chaperone SecB, which produces MTEAVNGAATEAQTQNQVEFQIQRIYLKDVSFEAPATPLVFQKEWKPEVKLDLDTKSSRLADNIFEVILTLTVTCELGENETAYLCEIQQAGIFTIGNMEEQQLAHCLGAFCPNILFPYARETVGSLVGRGSFPQLNLAPVNFDALFAAHVQRAQEQQQQPQQADA
- a CDS encoding rhodanese-like domain-containing protein, producing MQEYLDFFANNTLLVVAWFGLVAAIVVMTVMAKLSKVQIIPAQQAVLLINKQDAVVVDVRAAEEFRKGHITGAINVPASQLKANDLSLIQKYQQKPLILVCETGMTTSSIGRILTKAEFTQVHTLRGGMADWRTQNLPVAKR
- the gpmM gene encoding 2,3-bisphosphoglycerate-independent phosphoglycerate mutase; this encodes MNSTKKPLVLIIMDGWGYSERTENNAIHAAHTPVLDGLLQDYPSMLISTSGYDVGLPDGQMGNSEVGHVNIGAGRIVYQDFTRIGHAISSGEFFRNPALTNAVDGAVAQGKAVHIMGLLSDGGVHSHEDQIATMIKMAADRGAEQIYLHAFLDGRDVAPRSAHAPLERFTALFSELGKGRLATIIGRYFAMDRDNRWERVQVAYDLLTQGKAQFNADNGLDGLQDAYERGENDEFITATTIGEPVAIQDGDAVIFMNYRADRARELTRAFVEDDFSHFERQVRPALSNFVMLTEYAADIKTACAYPPEALPNTLGEWLADHDKTQLRISETEKYAHVTFFFNGGREACFKGEQRVMIPSPAVATYDLQPEMNSALVTDKLVEAIKSQEFDVIICNYPNGDMVGHTGVFEAAVKACEAIDIAVGRVVTALKEVGGEALITADHGNAEQMVNPITGQVQTAHTNLPVPLIYVGRDATPVAKGRLSDLAPTMLHLLGMEIPEQMTGKPLMVLK
- a CDS encoding murein hydrolase activator EnvC family protein, translated to MGKKRRFATLVLLSTGLMAGTFAWANDSKELKNVKSQISSQQQDVQQHKKQLKQLQQQLANDEKAISNQARQLNETQQQLKSNESALAQLDAEHARLNKQAEQQKQLLAEQLRASYQNGRHDYLKLLLNGQDSTEIDRLLHYYAHLNQVRAEALQQLALTAKQLTENRRQAEQSRHQLNELLAQQQSEQEKLKEQQSKRSATAKQLNSTLDKSNQRLASLQQSANNLEQQIKAAIAKAAREQAAREKAEREARAKAAREAKARAEREARELAARAERDRAAGREPSRPSEVAPRPSSGRKPVVAKTSGNFAGLRKGTLPWPLKGQLVHRFGGARTSQLAWKGVLIGAPIGREVTSIASGQVVYADWLSGFGMVMVIDHGKGYLSLYGHNQSLLRNPGDKVAAGQPIALSGESGGQEQSGLYFEIRYQGTAINPLPWLKS
- a CDS encoding YkgJ family cysteine cluster protein, producing MECRSNCGACCIAPSISGPLPGMPEGKPAGEPCLHLMADMRCAIFGQPERPAVCASFKAMNDVCGSSKTEAMWLISELEIATG
- a CDS encoding gamma-glutamylcyclotransferase — translated: MTFDTRGHNGRMTHFDQHDSFWLFGYGSLIWKADFAYLERKPAWIFDWSRRFWQGSHDHRGTPSAPGRVVTLVSERGARCDGMAYRITPAVLAQLDVREKNGYLRELVPIHFTATSAVEGLIYLATPDNAAFLGEAPLVQMAEQIAKAHGPSGDNSEYLLNLERALHELGVSDQHVSALASLINPAK
- a CDS encoding IS5 family transposase (programmed frameshift), which gives rise to MMHYLLRDDQWERIEELLPGKASDRGVTALDNRKFVEAVLWIARTGAPWRDLPDFYGHWHRVYVRYSRWSHKGVWLTIMEELSKEADFEQLMSDGSIVRVHQHGAAKKKSKMQAMGKSRGGLTTKIHAAVDALGNPVRLLLTLGLASEYDQAEALLDGFTPSQVLADKGYDSDAFVESIQSVGAEAVIPSRRNRLEPRPLDRHVYKDRNLVERFFQKLKQFRRIATRYERLAKNYQSMLSLVSAVIWLA